In one Rhizobium leguminosarum genomic region, the following are encoded:
- a CDS encoding tyrosine-type recombinase/integrase, whose product MMEMSPLRRRMIEDMTIRNLSPATQRSYLHAVAKFSRYFGRSPDRLGLEDVRAFQVHLVSSGLSWPALNQTVCALRFFFGVTLGHAEIPERIAYARTPAKLPTILSGDEIVRFLEAVPSLRTRTALTTAYAAGLRASEAVHLKVRDIDGERGVIRVEHGKGGKDRNVMLSAQLLAILRVYWRLARPEVWLFPGRDETKPIDVQVLYSACRSACTAAGIDKRVTVHTLRHSFATHLLESGTDIRIIQVLLGHNNLSTTARYTKVSNALIRSTTSPLDRLTLEVVPPS is encoded by the coding sequence ATGATGGAGATGAGCCCTCTACGCCGGCGGATGATCGAGGACATGACGATCCGCAACCTTTCGCCTGCGACGCAACGATCTTATTTGCATGCGGTGGCGAAGTTCTCGCGCTATTTCGGGCGATCGCCAGACCGTCTCGGACTGGAAGACGTGCGTGCGTTTCAGGTGCATCTGGTGTCGTCGGGACTATCGTGGCCGGCCTTGAACCAGACAGTTTGTGCCCTCCGGTTCTTCTTTGGCGTCACGCTCGGTCATGCCGAGATACCGGAGCGCATTGCCTATGCCCGGACACCCGCCAAGCTGCCGACGATCCTAAGCGGCGACGAGATCGTGCGGTTTCTTGAAGCGGTTCCGAGCCTGAGAACCCGCACCGCACTGACGACAGCTTATGCGGCGGGGCTGCGCGCCTCGGAAGCTGTGCATCTCAAGGTCCGCGACATTGATGGCGAACGCGGCGTCATCCGCGTCGAGCATGGCAAGGGCGGAAAGGATCGCAACGTCATGCTGTCAGCGCAGTTGCTTGCGATCCTGCGGGTCTATTGGCGGCTGGCGAGACCCGAGGTCTGGCTGTTTCCGGGTCGGGACGAGACCAAGCCCATCGACGTCCAGGTCCTGTATTCTGCCTGCCGTTCGGCGTGCACTGCTGCCGGCATCGACAAACGGGTGACGGTGCATACGCTGCGCCACAGCTTTGCTACCCATCTTCTGGAAAGCGGAACCGACATCCGCATCATCCAGGTTCTGCTGGGCCACAACAACCTGTCCACCACGGCGCGCTATACGAAGGTCTCCAACGCCCTGATCCGCAGCACGACCAGTCCACTCGACCGGTTAACGCTGGAGGTCGTGCCACCGAGTTGA
- a CDS encoding tyrosine-type recombinase/integrase — translation MRYLRAAAHVSHVMAERDASVSDIDLAAFEQHLRTCRCPRAKGGRRNHHTIYGARLFRRHLEEIGVCERAVAAIRPAEPQLVLGFKAWLSKHRGASDATIRLYARDAVSIMAALGTDPTRWSPTDIRGYFTKRASTCGRGTIEKMTTSLRAFLRYLAVKGHCQADLDNAVPAYAHWQLAEMPRYLSGEQVSRLIAACDGDAGACRRDRAIVLLLARLGLRAGDVAQLRLIDIEWQAGSLRVTGKSRYEVRLPLPQDVGDAIAAYLECRPSCCRSDRVFLSTIAPSRPFRNGDGVSSVVRRIMKRAGVVTPVKGAHALRHTAATEMLRHGVPLDKIGLVLRHRGIDTTAHYAKADVTLLKQVAQPWPEAL, via the coding sequence GTGCGCTATCTGCGGGCGGCAGCTCATGTCAGCCATGTCATGGCAGAGCGCGATGCAAGCGTGAGCGACATCGATTTGGCGGCGTTCGAACAGCATCTACGAACGTGCCGATGTCCGCGCGCCAAGGGAGGCCGCCGCAACCATCACACCATCTACGGCGCAAGGCTCTTCCGTCGGCACCTCGAAGAAATAGGCGTGTGCGAGCGCGCCGTCGCGGCGATACGGCCTGCCGAACCGCAGTTGGTCCTCGGCTTTAAAGCATGGCTCAGCAAGCATCGTGGGGCATCCGATGCGACCATAAGGCTCTACGCGCGCGATGCAGTCAGCATTATGGCAGCACTTGGAACGGACCCGACGCGTTGGAGCCCCACCGATATCCGCGGCTACTTCACGAAGCGCGCGAGCACATGCGGGCGCGGCACCATCGAGAAGATGACCACGAGCCTGCGGGCATTCTTGCGCTACCTCGCCGTTAAAGGGCACTGCCAGGCCGATCTCGACAATGCCGTTCCGGCCTACGCCCATTGGCAGCTTGCCGAGATGCCGCGATATCTCTCGGGCGAACAGGTCAGCCGGTTGATTGCTGCTTGCGATGGTGATGCCGGCGCGTGTCGGCGGGATCGCGCCATCGTATTGCTGTTGGCTCGCCTCGGCCTGCGGGCCGGCGACGTGGCACAGCTCCGTCTCATCGATATCGAGTGGCAGGCGGGTTCGCTTCGGGTCACGGGCAAGTCGCGCTATGAGGTTCGCTTGCCGCTGCCCCAGGACGTCGGGGATGCGATCGCTGCCTATCTCGAATGTCGACCGTCGTGCTGTCGAAGCGATCGCGTGTTCCTGAGTACGATCGCGCCCAGCCGCCCGTTCCGGAACGGCGACGGCGTCTCCTCGGTGGTCAGGCGCATTATGAAGCGCGCTGGCGTCGTGACGCCCGTCAAGGGTGCGCACGCCCTGCGGCACACCGCGGCGACCGAGATGCTGCGCCATGGCGTACCGCTCGACAAGATCGGCCTAGTCCTCCGGCATCGTGGCATTGACACGACGGCCCACTACGCCAAAGCCGATGTCACTCTTCTGAAGCAGGTGGCGCAGCCTTGGCCGGAGGCACTCTGA
- a CDS encoding thiolase family protein: MSYAYQPDEDWQPVVVAAYRTPIGRAFGSLSTVAAEDLLAPIIRRILSETAIAPEAIDDVLVGNAAGGGGNIARLAALTAGLPMAVPGVTIDRQCGSGLEAIITAARLIQAKAGSCFLAGGVESVSTAPWRVERPKANGALPRFYGRARFSPEAVGDPEMGIAAENVARQFAITRQRQDELALRSHRLAVAAAEAGIFRPEIVDISTGHGLVERDECPRPSTSLEALANLRPVFLSDGSVTAGNACPLNDGACLVLVMSRGMAKSLGIDKGLAFIDSAAAGVDPNLLGIGPVASTRKLLQRQPGLSLATVDAIEFNEAFAAQVLASLDQLDIPADTVNSNGGAIALGHPFGASGAILVTRLHSQLVRGGVPGATGLAMIGIGGGIGLTALFEAVRLA; this comes from the coding sequence TTGTCCTACGCCTATCAGCCTGACGAGGATTGGCAGCCGGTCGTGGTGGCCGCTTACCGCACGCCGATCGGCCGGGCTTTCGGATCGCTTTCGACTGTCGCGGCGGAAGACCTGCTCGCGCCGATCATCCGCCGGATCCTGTCTGAAACGGCGATAGCGCCCGAAGCCATTGACGACGTGCTGGTCGGCAACGCCGCCGGCGGTGGCGGGAACATCGCGCGGCTGGCAGCGCTCACCGCCGGCCTGCCCATGGCGGTTCCGGGTGTGACGATCGACCGGCAATGCGGTTCGGGCCTGGAAGCGATCATCACGGCCGCCCGCCTGATCCAGGCGAAAGCAGGTTCATGCTTCCTTGCCGGCGGCGTCGAGAGCGTCAGTACCGCGCCATGGCGCGTCGAACGACCAAAAGCCAATGGGGCGCTGCCGCGCTTTTACGGCCGCGCCCGATTTTCCCCTGAAGCGGTCGGCGATCCCGAGATGGGCATTGCCGCCGAAAACGTCGCCCGTCAATTCGCTATCACGCGCCAGAGGCAGGATGAACTCGCGCTCCGCAGCCACCGGCTCGCCGTCGCAGCGGCCGAAGCCGGCATTTTTCGACCCGAGATCGTCGACATCTCCACCGGCCACGGATTGGTCGAACGCGACGAATGCCCACGCCCATCCACATCGCTGGAGGCGCTCGCAAACCTGCGGCCGGTCTTTCTCTCCGACGGTTCGGTTACAGCCGGCAATGCCTGCCCTCTGAATGACGGCGCCTGCCTCGTGCTTGTCATGAGCCGGGGAATGGCGAAAAGCCTCGGCATCGACAAGGGCCTCGCCTTCATCGACAGCGCTGCTGCCGGTGTCGACCCCAACCTGCTCGGCATCGGTCCGGTTGCCTCGACCAGGAAGCTCTTACAGCGTCAGCCCGGGCTCTCGCTCGCCACTGTCGATGCGATCGAATTCAACGAGGCTTTTGCCGCTCAGGTTCTGGCATCGCTGGATCAGCTCGATATCCCTGCCGACACGGTCAACAGCAACGGCGGGGCCATTGCCTTGGGTCATCCCTTCGGCGCATCAGGCGCGATCCTCGTCACAAGGCTGCACAGCCAGCTGGTCCGCGGCGGAGTTCCCGGCGCAACCGGCCTCGCCATGATTGGCATCGGCGGCGGCATCGGACTGACGGCGCTGTTCGAGGCTGTCAGGCTAGCCTGA
- a CDS encoding cystathionine gamma-synthase family protein, whose product MTAPHPSKTHIGNHALHPETQMLNYGYDPELSEGAVKPPVFLTSTFVFNSAEDGRDFFDYVSGRREPPAGKGAGLVYSRFNHPNSEIVEDRLAVYERTESGALFSSGMSAIATTLLAFVRPGDAVLHSQPLYGGTETLLAKTFLNLGVAAIGFADGVSEGSVQKAAEEAMAKGRVSVILIETPANPTNSLVDVAMIRRIADAIGAKQGHTPIVVCDNTLLGPVFQRPIEHGADISLYSLTKYVGGHSDLIAGAVLGRKGIVKQVKALRGAIGTQLDPHSCWMLGRSLETLQLRMERANSNARAVADFLRDHPKVEKVHYLPYHDADSPLGRTFAAQCTGAGSTFSFDIRGGQPASFKFLNALQVFKLAVSLGGTESLASHPATMTHSGVPADVRQRIGVLESTIRLSIGIEHPDDLIADLEMALQAA is encoded by the coding sequence ATGACGGCCCCGCATCCTTCCAAAACCCATATCGGCAATCATGCACTGCATCCCGAAACGCAGATGCTGAATTACGGCTACGATCCCGAACTCTCGGAAGGGGCGGTCAAGCCGCCGGTGTTCCTCACCTCTACTTTCGTCTTCAACTCCGCCGAGGATGGCCGCGACTTCTTCGATTACGTCTCAGGCCGCCGCGAGCCGCCGGCGGGGAAAGGAGCGGGTCTCGTCTATTCGCGCTTCAACCATCCCAATAGCGAGATCGTCGAGGACAGGCTCGCCGTCTATGAGCGGACGGAAAGCGGCGCGTTGTTTTCCTCCGGCATGTCGGCGATCGCCACCACCCTGCTTGCCTTCGTCCGGCCGGGCGATGCGGTCCTGCATTCGCAGCCGCTTTACGGGGGAACGGAAACATTGCTGGCCAAGACCTTCCTGAACCTCGGTGTCGCCGCCATCGGCTTTGCCGACGGGGTCAGCGAAGGATCGGTGCAGAAGGCGGCTGAGGAGGCGATGGCCAAGGGTCGGGTTTCCGTCATCCTGATCGAAACACCAGCCAATCCGACCAACAGCCTGGTGGATGTCGCGATGATCCGGCGCATCGCCGACGCCATCGGCGCAAAACAGGGGCACACGCCGATCGTCGTCTGCGACAACACGCTGCTCGGGCCGGTTTTCCAGCGGCCGATCGAGCACGGCGCCGATATCTCGCTTTATTCGCTGACCAAATATGTCGGCGGCCATTCCGATCTGATCGCCGGCGCCGTTCTCGGGCGCAAGGGGATCGTCAAGCAGGTCAAGGCGCTGCGCGGCGCGATCGGCACCCAGCTCGATCCGCATTCCTGCTGGATGCTCGGCCGCTCGCTGGAAACGCTGCAGCTGCGCATGGAGCGGGCAAACAGCAATGCGCGGGCGGTTGCCGATTTCCTGCGCGATCACCCGAAGGTCGAAAAGGTTCACTACCTGCCCTATCACGATGCGGACTCGCCGCTGGGGCGCACCTTCGCCGCACAATGCACCGGTGCCGGCTCAACCTTCTCCTTCGATATCCGCGGCGGCCAGCCGGCCTCCTTCAAGTTCCTGAACGCGTTGCAGGTGTTCAAGCTGGCGGTCAGCCTCGGCGGCACCGAATCGCTGGCGAGCCACCCGGCCACCATGACCCATTCCGGCGTGCCCGCCGATGTCCGTCAGCGTATCGGCGTACTGGAATCGACGATCCGGCTGTCGATCGGCATCGAGCATCCGGACGATTTGATCGCCGACCTGGAGATGGCGCTACAGGCGGCCTGA
- a CDS encoding acyl-CoA thioesterase encodes MSVDDRPLASFRVSMRDIDIYGHVHNSVYLDYCEDAVVEFLRHRQILSHFRHTSSGVAYHVKKAEITFHSPIDVDDVVEAKVTVEKIGRTSLSFAIELFRRRDGAHCASAGLVWVCVGLSDSRPTPIPDATRAALG; translated from the coding sequence ATGAGTGTTGACGACAGGCCTTTAGCATCGTTCCGGGTCTCGATGCGAGACATCGACATCTATGGTCATGTCCATAATTCGGTGTACCTCGATTATTGCGAGGATGCCGTCGTCGAGTTCCTGCGGCACCGCCAAATTCTCAGCCACTTCCGCCATACCTCCTCGGGCGTTGCCTATCACGTGAAGAAGGCGGAGATCACCTTTCACAGCCCCATCGACGTCGACGATGTCGTCGAAGCGAAGGTGACCGTCGAGAAAATCGGGCGCACGAGCCTCTCCTTTGCGATCGAGCTCTTTCGCCGGCGTGACGGCGCCCATTGCGCATCGGCCGGGCTCGTCTGGGTCTGCGTCGGCCTGTCCGACAGCCGCCCGACGCCGATTCCGGACGCGACCAGAGCCGCTTTGGGCTAA
- a CDS encoding tyrosine-type recombinase/integrase, whose amino-acid sequence MLNTIETYLALRRATGFAMSNAEYLLKSFAAFAVERGHAYVQTQTAIDWAALGPSVAQRDARLKAVCRFARHIRVEDVRHELPPANHFGARKRRRPPHIYSGTEIGRLIEAAGRLRPQGGLRSLTYATLIALLAATGLRISEALKLTFADITSDGLLIRETKFRKTRLVPLHDTAAAGLQRYLKRRGPGSGDDPVFADTRGRSLRYIAVKETFDGLVCKVGIRPTSARRPRLHDLRHTFAVRALQGSPTGRNRCGAHMVALATYMGHVNIYTTYWYLEATADLVRDIAVAGEAFMSEGRLP is encoded by the coding sequence ATGTTAAACACCATCGAGACCTATCTCGCACTGCGCCGTGCCACGGGCTTTGCGATGTCGAATGCCGAGTACCTGCTCAAGAGCTTCGCCGCCTTCGCGGTCGAGCGCGGGCACGCGTATGTCCAAACGCAAACAGCCATCGATTGGGCCGCGCTCGGACCGTCCGTTGCGCAACGCGATGCTCGACTGAAGGCCGTCTGCCGCTTCGCACGCCATATCCGCGTCGAAGATGTCCGGCACGAGTTGCCCCCGGCCAATCACTTCGGTGCCCGCAAAAGGCGTCGACCGCCGCACATCTACTCGGGCACGGAGATCGGTCGCCTGATCGAAGCCGCCGGCCGGCTTCGACCTCAAGGAGGCCTGCGCTCGCTGACGTATGCGACCTTGATCGCCCTGCTCGCGGCCACCGGGCTGCGCATCTCCGAAGCACTCAAGCTCACGTTCGCGGACATAACGAGCGACGGCCTGTTGATCCGCGAGACCAAGTTCCGCAAGACCCGTCTCGTGCCGTTGCACGATACGGCGGCGGCGGGCTTGCAACGCTACCTGAAGCGCCGCGGACCTGGCTCGGGAGATGATCCCGTGTTCGCCGACACGCGTGGCCGGTCACTGCGCTACATCGCAGTCAAAGAGACCTTCGACGGGCTGGTCTGCAAAGTTGGCATCCGGCCAACGTCGGCGCGGCGCCCTCGGCTGCATGATCTGCGGCACACGTTCGCGGTGCGGGCGCTACAAGGCAGTCCAACGGGCCGAAACCGATGCGGTGCGCATATGGTCGCGCTCGCTACGTACATGGGTCACGTCAACATCTACACCACCTACTGGTACCTGGAGGCTACCGCCGACCTCGTTCGCGACATCGCCGTGGCGGGAGAGGCGTTCATGTCAGAGGGGAGGCTACCATGA
- a CDS encoding YihY/virulence factor BrkB family protein, producing MPDVFHLKKMSIAAAMVAAAIGAFALMQATERSSVASTAEPRRAGDDHGRSAATPEAIPLSGLRDVFWRVYHEVLNDRVTLIAAGVTFYLLLALFPAMAALVALYGLVADPITISEHLRELAGLMPPGAFDLLADQIKELVNKRDSALGITFFVGLGIALWSTHSGTLAIFDAMNVAYEENEKRGLIRLNLIGLCFTLSAMLLMVVMVVLVGVMPVVLSYLWLDQFKEHMALLLRWPLLLLIVAVAVTSVYRFGPSREPAKLRWMTWGAGLTTVTWAAMSLVFSFYLDHFANYNATYGALGALIGFLIWIWLSVVILIIGAELNAELEHQTARDTTTGTPLPMGARGAYVADTLGETVS from the coding sequence ATGCCAGATGTGTTTCACCTCAAGAAGATGTCGATCGCAGCGGCGATGGTGGCTGCGGCGATCGGTGCGTTTGCGTTGATGCAGGCAACGGAGCGCAGTTCGGTCGCCTCAACTGCGGAACCCCGCCGCGCTGGTGACGATCATGGCCGCAGCGCGGCGACGCCCGAGGCTATTCCGCTCAGCGGACTTCGCGATGTGTTCTGGCGGGTTTATCATGAAGTCCTCAACGACCGGGTCACGCTCATCGCCGCGGGTGTGACCTTTTATCTGCTGCTGGCGCTGTTTCCCGCCATGGCGGCTCTGGTGGCGCTCTACGGGCTGGTTGCCGATCCGATCACTATATCCGAACATCTTCGCGAATTGGCCGGCCTGATGCCGCCGGGAGCCTTCGACCTACTTGCCGATCAGATCAAGGAACTCGTCAACAAGCGCGACAGTGCGCTTGGCATCACCTTCTTCGTCGGTCTCGGCATAGCGCTATGGAGCACGCATAGCGGCACGCTGGCGATCTTCGATGCGATGAACGTCGCCTACGAGGAGAACGAAAAGCGCGGTCTTATCAGGTTGAACCTCATAGGCCTCTGCTTCACCTTGAGCGCGATGCTTCTGATGGTGGTGATGGTGGTGCTTGTCGGGGTCATGCCTGTCGTGCTCTCCTATCTCTGGCTCGATCAGTTCAAGGAGCACATGGCCCTTCTCCTGCGGTGGCCGCTGCTGCTGCTGATCGTCGCGGTGGCGGTCACATCGGTCTACCGCTTCGGCCCCAGCCGGGAGCCTGCCAAACTCCGGTGGATGACGTGGGGCGCGGGCCTGACGACGGTCACCTGGGCCGCCATGTCGCTTGTCTTCTCTTTTTACCTCGATCATTTCGCCAATTATAACGCGACATACGGCGCGCTCGGTGCGCTGATCGGCTTCCTTATCTGGATCTGGCTGTCCGTCGTCATTCTCATCATCGGCGCAGAGCTTAACGCCGAGCTGGAACATCAGACCGCGCGGGACACGACGACGGGCACGCCGCTGCCGATGGGCGCGCGCGGCGCCTATGTTGCGGACACTTTGGGAGAGACCGTGAGTTGA
- a CDS encoding class I adenylate-forming enzyme family protein, translating into MPIHAQLSRHATERPDKPALVIDDRVLNYGELYSRAKAIYGFLQGLPRSNRRTFELPGVEKLAALSLGNHIGFAEYFIAATALPNACAVIDPMMPAKRIEGIIERLAPDVLVVDDDAGPSAEIGRRFGIPVVVAGAEPFDLAETEDDLPDDAEGISLIGFTSGTTAEPKAYYRSREQWRRSLDRGRTVFELEDAPSTLCPGALAHGLALYALVEALDAGGTFHSVRKWDPAAVARILSSEEIERLVAVPTHIAGIAKAWATKPALTSLRDVLTAGAKLDVNGVESMRRLFPKARIREYYGASEIGFMTVSTLVGGAVDFPVDRVGQAYPGVEISIRDPDENKVGTDVPGTIFVRSDLIADGYLWGDDGQAFRVTEAGATVGDLGELDENGMLRVIGRAGGMMISGGNNVYPAEVESALKACPGVEDAVVFGLSDAYYGQRIVAVVSGEAIDAKILADHCADRLVRYKIPRQFYHIKSWPMTSSGKIARGQVETAVISGDDLVLRLSA; encoded by the coding sequence ATGCCAATCCATGCGCAGCTTTCTCGACATGCAACGGAAAGGCCGGACAAGCCGGCGCTGGTGATCGACGACCGCGTCTTGAACTATGGCGAACTCTATTCCCGTGCCAAGGCAATCTATGGCTTTCTCCAGGGTCTGCCGCGCTCGAACCGCCGCACGTTCGAGCTGCCCGGTGTGGAGAAGCTTGCCGCGCTTAGCCTCGGCAATCATATCGGCTTCGCCGAGTATTTTATCGCCGCCACCGCCTTGCCGAATGCCTGCGCGGTGATCGACCCGATGATGCCGGCGAAAAGGATCGAGGGCATCATCGAGCGGCTGGCGCCGGACGTGCTTGTTGTCGACGACGATGCCGGGCCGAGCGCCGAGATCGGCCGGAGATTCGGAATTCCTGTCGTCGTCGCTGGAGCGGAGCCCTTCGATCTTGCCGAGACGGAAGATGATCTGCCTGATGATGCCGAGGGCATCTCCCTGATCGGCTTTACCTCGGGCACCACCGCCGAGCCGAAAGCCTATTATCGCTCGCGCGAGCAGTGGCGCCGCAGCCTCGATCGCGGACGCACCGTTTTCGAGCTCGAAGACGCGCCGTCCACCCTATGCCCCGGAGCCTTGGCGCATGGGCTGGCGCTTTACGCCTTGGTCGAAGCCTTGGATGCCGGCGGCACTTTCCATTCGGTCAGGAAATGGGATCCCGCCGCCGTCGCGCGCATTCTCTCCTCTGAAGAGATAGAACGGCTGGTCGCCGTGCCGACCCATATAGCGGGCATTGCCAAGGCCTGGGCCACCAAACCGGCTCTGACATCCCTGCGCGATGTCCTGACCGCCGGTGCCAAGCTTGACGTGAATGGGGTCGAATCGATGCGCCGTCTTTTTCCGAAGGCGCGCATCAGGGAATATTACGGCGCATCCGAAATCGGCTTCATGACGGTCTCGACCCTCGTCGGCGGCGCGGTTGATTTTCCGGTCGATCGGGTGGGGCAAGCCTATCCCGGTGTGGAAATTTCCATTCGCGACCCTGATGAAAACAAAGTCGGGACCGATGTGCCGGGAACCATATTCGTCAGGAGCGACCTGATCGCCGACGGCTATCTCTGGGGCGACGACGGTCAGGCATTCCGGGTCACCGAGGCGGGAGCGACGGTGGGAGATCTCGGCGAGCTCGATGAAAACGGCATGCTGCGGGTGATCGGCCGGGCGGGCGGCATGATGATATCAGGCGGCAACAACGTCTATCCCGCCGAAGTCGAAAGCGCCCTGAAAGCCTGCCCGGGCGTCGAGGATGCCGTCGTCTTCGGCCTGTCGGATGCCTATTACGGCCAGCGGATCGTCGCGGTCGTGTCGGGAGAGGCGATCGACGCAAAAATCCTGGCCGATCATTGCGCGGATAGGCTCGTCAGATACAAGATCCCCAGGCAATTCTATCATATCAAATCCTGGCCGATGACGAGCAGCGGCAAGATCGCCAGGGGGCAGGTGGAAACGGCTGTAATCTCGGGAGACGATCTTGTCCTACGCCTATCAGCCTGA
- a CDS encoding cupin domain-containing protein, with protein sequence MLRKTISAAALAIVLAAGTQAYAAGGDAKVRVVYDQKLPNVPGKSMRAVLVEYAPGGSSPGHTHPASTFIYATVLEGAITSKVNDGPEKVYKAGESFSEFPGDHHAVSRNASKTKSARLLAVFVLNTDEKELTTDDK encoded by the coding sequence ATGCTCAGAAAAACGATCTCGGCAGCGGCGCTCGCCATTGTCCTTGCCGCCGGCACGCAGGCTTACGCCGCAGGCGGCGACGCTAAGGTCCGCGTCGTTTACGACCAGAAGCTTCCCAATGTTCCCGGCAAGAGCATGCGGGCGGTGCTCGTCGAATATGCGCCGGGCGGCTCGTCGCCCGGCCATACGCACCCGGCCTCGACCTTCATCTATGCCACCGTTCTCGAAGGGGCGATCACCAGCAAGGTGAATGACGGGCCGGAGAAGGTCTATAAGGCCGGCGAAAGCTTTTCCGAATTTCCGGGCGATCATCACGCCGTCAGCAGGAATGCCAGCAAGACAAAGTCGGCGCGGCTGCTTGCGGTCTTCGTGCTGAATACCGACGAGAAGGAACTGACGACCGACGACAAGTGA
- a CDS encoding tyrosine-type recombinase/integrase, translated as MTPITPLIEAFLRETLVRQRGASRHTCDSYAQSFQLLFEFAAARLKSKPSKLMLEQIDSGLVSAFLEHLEDKRKNAAVTRNVRLAAIKSFFRFLEYRQPAALDQVRRVLAIPFKKTDTRLVPYLLREELQALLDAPDPTTRDGIRDRAMLHMAVCAGLRVSELTGLKIDDIDMSSMSIRVVGKGRRERALPLWKPAATALRAWLAIRGKVATPEVFVSARGEPLSRWGFAYLLKQHAAVAARQQQGLAKKRVSPHVLRHTCAMIILQATQDIRKVSLWLGHATLTTTEVYTRGDPTEKLEAMEEIVPPHLRRGTFQPTDKLIALLKSTS; from the coding sequence ATGACACCGATCACTCCCCTCATCGAAGCGTTCCTGCGCGAAACACTCGTCCGTCAGCGGGGCGCCAGCCGACACACGTGCGATTCCTATGCCCAGAGCTTCCAACTCCTGTTCGAGTTCGCCGCTGCGAGGCTCAAGAGTAAACCATCCAAGCTGATGCTGGAGCAGATCGACTCCGGTTTGGTCAGCGCCTTCCTCGAGCATCTCGAGGATAAGCGCAAGAACGCCGCCGTGACGCGAAACGTTCGTTTGGCGGCTATTAAGTCGTTCTTCCGCTTCCTCGAATACCGGCAACCGGCAGCCCTCGATCAAGTCCGCCGCGTGCTGGCGATTCCGTTCAAGAAGACGGACACACGTCTCGTTCCCTATCTACTGCGCGAGGAGCTGCAAGCGCTGCTCGACGCCCCGGACCCGACAACGCGCGACGGCATCCGCGACCGAGCCATGCTGCATATGGCCGTGTGTGCAGGATTGCGCGTCTCCGAACTGACGGGTCTGAAGATCGACGATATCGACATGTCGTCGATGAGCATACGCGTCGTCGGCAAGGGGCGGCGGGAACGAGCGCTGCCGCTGTGGAAGCCGGCAGCCACGGCACTGCGCGCCTGGCTCGCCATTCGCGGAAAGGTCGCGACACCCGAAGTGTTCGTCAGCGCGCGTGGTGAACCTTTGAGCCGATGGGGCTTCGCCTATTTGCTCAAGCAGCACGCCGCGGTTGCTGCTCGCCAGCAGCAAGGCCTCGCCAAGAAGCGCGTCTCGCCTCATGTGCTCAGGCACACCTGCGCGATGATCATCCTGCAGGCGACGCAAGACATCCGGAAAGTATCGCTGTGGCTGGGCCATGCCACGCTGACGACCACAGAGGTCTACACACGCGGCGATCCAACCGAAAAGCTCGAGGCCATGGAAGAGATCGTGCCACCGCATCTGCGGCGCGGCACCTTCCAGCCGACCGACAAGCTGATAGCACTGCTAAAGAGCACTTCGTAA